The sequence TTTGTTGGTTCCATGATCGTCTATGTAACCTGGACAGAGAAAAACTTGCATGAGCCTATGTACATCTATATATGCATCTTGGTTGTGAATGTGATATTTGGTAACTCATCATTTTTTCCCAAGCTCGCCATTGACTTGTTGACTGGAAGCTCCACCATCTCACTCACAGGATGTCTCTGCCAATCTTTCTGTATCCAGCTTTATGCATGGGTTGAAATGTTTACATTTACGGTAATGGCATATGATCGATATCTGGCTGTAGGACACCCTCTGAGATACAACAGTCTGATGACCAACATTACAATCCAAAAAATATCACTTGCCATGTATGTTTTTAATGTGATGAGAGTCATTGTGAGTGTGCTGTTGACATTAAGGCTAACTTTTTGTGGGGTAAATATCAACAACGTCTTCTGTGAGATCATGTCTCTACAATCGCTTGCTTGTAACGATATAACAATTAATGTCATCTACGGAACAACTTCAACCTTGTCAGTGGTGATTGCCTGCTTGCTTGTAATATTGTACTGTTATATAAGAACAGTTGTCATCTGTCTGAAACTTTCTGCAGAATCCTCTCAGAAAGCTCTGCATACATTGATGACTCATGTTTTGGCCTTCTCCATTTATGTTGTCACCTTCTTGTTTGTTAATTTGAGGTACAGGCTAAACTGGGGTTCTGTATCAAAGCAAGTTGACGTTATCATACCTTTGATTGGTACCAGCATAGCTACTACTGTAAATCCTCTGATCTACGGGATAAGGACCAAAGCTCTCAGAGAAAAAATATTATGCAACTTGCAGAAAATTGTTGGAAAACCAAAATAATAAaatctatttatatattttttttcagttctaCCATTGTACAGATGTGTTATATTTCTAAATTGCTTCTCTGTGATAATGTAGGAAAGAGAGGCTGTAATCCAGCCTGGTGGAACATGCCTATttgtgttacatagttagtcaggttgaaaaaagacacaagtccatctagttcaaccacaaaaaaaaaccaaacaaaataaaaaacacaatacaatcccatacacccaactccatacccacagttgatccagaggaaggcaaaaaaaacagtgttCTCTAAGCATGGACTGTACTACTCAGTAACTTGCTGTTTGAGCTTGTTCCAGCAACATGTTCTACAGAAGTGCCATTCGGTGTCATGGGTGTTTAGTGACCTAGCCAATCAGCAGACTTGGAGGTCTTAGTGACCTGAGTAAgtgaatgagtaacttgtatagcgcaacaa comes from Rana temporaria chromosome 2, aRanTem1.1, whole genome shotgun sequence and encodes:
- the LOC120928466 gene encoding olfactory receptor 51E1-like encodes the protein MIVYVTWTEKNLHEPMYIYICILVVNVIFGNSSFFPKLAIDLLTGSSTISLTGCLCQSFCIQLYAWVEMFTFTVMAYDRYLAVGHPLRYNSLMTNITIQKISLAMYVFNVMRVIVSVLLTLRLTFCGVNINNVFCEIMSLQSLACNDITINVIYGTTSTLSVVIACLLVILYCYIRTVVICLKLSAESSQKALHTLMTHVLAFSIYVVTFLFVNLRYRLNWGSVSKQVDVIIPLIGTSIATTVNPLIYGIRTKALREKILCNLQKIVGKPK